In the Ranitomeya imitator isolate aRanImi1 chromosome 2, aRanImi1.pri, whole genome shotgun sequence genome, atatgtggtctggtcatggtgtggcggtatttgttccttgtatgtggtattataggtcactatgtggtggtaatatggtgcctggtcatggtgtggtggtatttgtcccctgtatgtgatattattggtcattttaaaaattgaaaaatacaaaTATGCATAAAttatattggatattttaacaatcgattaataggatagagtagagtagggcctggccaaaagtctcCCTTGTTGTGGTGGGGgcataaaaaatcttttgactgtggacaattcgaggggtggaggtggggctggaGTAGAGCCTGGGCCGAGTCACAAGAgggccccaaaaatgttgccaatatggggccccgaaattcctagtgactGCCCTGGACACTTCCTCACTGCCACCAGGACTTTGATTCccagattttggaaactagataaaTCTCCTTTGTTGTTATTGTAGAACTTAATGACATTTTCAGAATGGAACAAATGATAGGCCAAGTAACGGGAGATAAAACATACAATACTTGGGCTCCCTGGATCGTACTTAGGGACTCTCCAGAATTAGACCTCTGGTTGTCGGGATCTTAACTCACACTCACGATTGTATTAACAGTGCTTATGCTGTGGACAATATACTTACAGCCTGTCCTTTCTTTCTAGAACTCAGAATCATCAAATTAGATCTTCGCCCCCTCTTCCTCCATCTGGTTGGGAGGTACGAGCCTGCTCGATGGagagtgtagtgaaatatgtataggtatatatgtgtgtagtgaatATGTATAGGTTTATATGTGTAACCAGCAGTAGTTTAACATCTGCCCTGAAACTGCAGGTCTCACAAAGGTAACAACATATGTATCTTGAGAaggcagtctactgtctccaatctcaACAGGGGGTCATGTGGGAACCAGGAAGaaggggaaacatttcacaccttctagctcttttgaagagagatgtcaatttcaGCCTGATGCTATCTATCTGTGAGAACCTTTAGGCAAAGAGtgttcagaggaaaataatatattcattgggggagcaGCCGTGGTCCaataaaaaacaagcaattataatattaacctgagaggctggtctagaaatttgacctccagagtaactctataaattaggcttgtacgcgtacaaagttgttcacagattgagggcagccaagctgatgtgatccagtccatccattcccccctcagggagcagaaagcagactacaaagttagctatTATTGTAAGTTTTATCcagtttatttttataactgttttgcatatttgtatgtctttttctaacaatatttttataccttttttctttattgtaagcactgtaccttttggattaaagcataaaactttaacaagttgaaccttgtatgttctaaagaatccatagccttaaactgtttGATCcctatgattggcagacagtagttgtaatgtttccgggactcatcgcccgtgtgttcggtgactGGTGGCAGCGTGAatgagcaggtgtgtggcctgggtaggtgtgggatttatgctcccattacagcataggacagaggttgaatgctggactgagacaggggagatagattaacccttgcaggcgcaacccccaagtcacgtgctgagagcgggtacgtgacaaattggtggcagcacggtgggattctTTTTCCTATCTGGACTCTACTTTCTATCCTTTTTTTGCATAATGAAAACAGTATAGCTGTTATTATCTTTGTATACACCTCTTCATTAATTTTATTGCCATTAGAAGTCAACGTAACAAGTGGAAGTAGTGATGACTTTTGTTATTACatacaaatttaatgaacatgtgatACCAATAATTGCAAGATGGCGATCAAGTAACAATTTTATGTTCTCGTTTATTACAAATGATTGTATTTTTGCATGTTCTATTCAATAATAAACTTAATTTATACAAACAATAAGAGTAAGTCAGAGAGCAGCCGCAGCCCtagcttcctgttgatgttcaatacatcCGAAGGCAGGAACAGTGAAGCAAGTGCTCATTGGTCGCAGAGCTCATGTTATGTAACACCCTCACATCATACCCAGGAACATGAGTGCCAAGACCACGGTAACGGCCCTTGCATGGAAAGTGTGTATGAGTATTTTTGTTTGAAATAGGCCAAACACGAGAAATGACAAGGGGTTTTCCcagtaatggacaacctctttaagaaatacaaattttggttaaaacatttccaacattcagAAGATGAAAAAGGCTTCACCCCTTTGTGACTACAAAACATTTCCCGCACTccgaacatgaataaggcttcttccccgagtgggttctctggtgcctTTTTAaatctgatttctgattaaaacatttcatacattatgaacatgaaaaaagcttctcccctgtgtgagttctctggtgcttaaccaaacctgatttctcattaaaacatttctcacattctgaacatgaaaaaggcttgtcccctgtgtgagttctctggtgcttaaccaaacctGATTTCTCATTAATAgcaataaatcacttggcactcagaaGTTCTTATGCAAGATGACAATGAACATTTCGTTTATTTTGTGCATACAGTTCAAaggtttaaacgttttcggtctaatcacaagaccttcatcagaaacaactTTGATGTACTGAAATACATATACAAAAATAACGaagattttttttagaaaaagagtAACATGATGCACATTAAATATATACAAAATCGTGATACATTCTGCTCAAGATAAAATACATCACATGCTATGTGAAAAATGACGGCTGTGGCGGTCTGAACGGATCCGGACTGGTGCTCCGTGAGTCGTGAACCTCGAAAAAGGACACTATAAGCTGTGAACGTGTATAAGGAAACTATTAGGTATGACGCATGGTATAGATATCAAGTCCTATAGAAGGACTGGCAGTTGAGAATGCAGCCAAACTGCCCCGAAGGATACTGAGTACAGGGTGATTTTCCAGGACGTGGGATCATAGTGCTAGAAGCGAAAGTGCAGGGTGAATACCTAAAATAGAAATGTGACAACATGAAAAAAGCATCGCTGCTGTTGATCCCATATAATGATAGCACAAAAGACGTATAGGCCTAAAGCCCTATCTTGTTGTTGTTTGGCTTCCAGGTACCGTCTATAGTGCCGCAATTGGCACATAATTTTAGTTATGGGAGCAGCATTGTTATATAATATTCTGTAGCCAGGTATTTACGCATATGGTGGACGTTTCGATAATAATATATAGGGCTTTAGGCCTATGCGTCTTTTGTGCCATCAATATATGGGATCAACAGCAGCGATGCTTTATTCATGTTGTCACATTTCTATTTTAGGTATTCACCCTGCACTTTCGCTTCTAGCACTATGATCCCACGTCCTGGAAAATCACCCTGTACTCAGTATCCTTTGGGGCAGTTAGGCTGCATTCTCAACTGCCAGTCCTTCTATACGACTTGATATCTATACCATGCGTCATACCTAATAGTTTCCTAATACACGTTCACAGGTTATAGTGTCCTTTTTCGAGGTTCACGACTCATGGAGCACTAGTCCTGATCCGTTCAGACTGCCACAGCCGTCGTTTTTCACATAACATGTGATGTATTTTATCATGAGCAGAATGTATCACGATTTTGTATATATTTAATGTGCATCATGTTACTCTTTTTCTAAAAAAATCTTCATGTTATTTTTGTATATGTATTTCAGTACATCAAagttgtttctgatgaaggtcttgtgattagaccgaaaacgtttaaacctttgaactggatgcacaaaataaacaaaatgttCATTGTCATCTTGCATAAGAACttctgagtgccaagtgatttattgcTATTGTCTGATGGGTTGGAAACCTGACTTGTCCACCTCCATGGAGCCTTGAGTGCCGTGTTTACTTCTTCTATCTGATTTCtcattaaaacatttctcacattctgaacaagtATAAGGCTTATctactgtgtgagttctctggtgcttaaccaaacttGATTTCccattaaaacatttctcacattctgaacatgaaaaaggcttctcccctgtatgagttctctggtgcttaaccaaatctgatttctcattaaaacatttctcacattctgaacatgaaaaaggcttttcccctgtatgagttctctggtgcctaaccaaacCGGATTTcgcattaaaacatttcccacattctgaacatgaaaacatcccctctcctgtgtggtttcTTTCATGTATAACAAGATtcgatttcttgttaaaacatttcccacattctgaacatgaaaacggctttacccctgtgtgagttctctggtgcttaactaaAGCATATTTCTCGATAaagcatttctcacattctgaacatgaaaaaggcttctcccctgtgtgaattttatgGTGCTTATTTAaatctgatttctgtgtaaaaccttttccacattctaaacatgaatatggcttctcccctgtgtgggttctctggtgcttaaccaaatgtgATTTATGgtgaaaatatttcccacattctgaacatgaaaaaggcttctcccctgtgtgggttctttggtgtataacaagattccatttctggataaaacatttttcacattctgaacatgaatatggcttctcccctgtgtgacttctttggtgtctaacaagttgTGATTTGTACTTAAAACATTTGACACACCGAGAACAAGAAAATCTTTGCTCCGCTGTGAGAATTTTTGGATGTTTAAGAAAGGAATCTTCAATGGGAAAACTGTTTtcatattctgaacatgaaaatggcttctttgacTTAGGAGTATTTctgtttttaatgcttattttgggaCTCCAATTTTCCTTAGTTGTcgctaatgaatcagaagacaggacctgtttcaaaggatcagatgagagatctttgctgtgaatggatgatggtatATCTATAGTAATGACATtcgcttcaattgtatcctgtggaatctcaagatcatctgatttaaaaattgaaaatgtcAGCTGTTCctttgatctcctggtacagtaatCTGCCAAGATATAAACCAATTACTATTTTAGAATAAAATATATTTGAATGTCAGTTCAATTTTCTACTTAACCTGTTaataaaaatggcaagttatgtaaaaatattgaattTTTTACCAAGACGATGACAGTTCACATTCTAATAGAAAATCTCATTGGATGAATCCGTGGAGCGTGGTGTTCaaatgtttgttcattctgcctcccaaatttgGAAAAAAAAGCTACAAATAAGCGTTATGTTGATGaacataataccaataaaaacgtctattcatatcacaaaaaacaagtccccactcaggtccatcatctggcaGAGGCTTCCACATTATTAGcggctcaaaggctcttgaaaagcaacCTGGCTACCATAAATCAATCCACCAATAACCACTCTCCCAAAGTGAAAATTCCCCCTTGTTTCTGAGCCTTTCAGTGAGCCCAAACCACATATAGAAGAACCCACTTAAATTAATGTGTGCatttcctggagcacaatctgggtacTATGtattgggtaataaaatggcatacTTGCAAtttatttcctcccacattcactgCGTGCCAATTTCCGGAAAGTGCATAAGGAATCACAACTAGTCACTACTCCAATAGATTAATTCTCTGTGGGTTATAATTTCTATAATGGAGTCACTTTTTGGGGATTtctactgctctggttttctgaaatgtcatattagggcttctgcagatGGTGTGAGACATCTCTTCTGGGATCTGCTCCTAAGACATCACCAGGCGTGACCTTATTCATATGATAGGCGGCGCTGGTAATGGAGTAGACGGGTAAACTATTGTTCTTCCTATTTCACACCACCGAACAGCAGGCAACACTATGGCCCAAGCCTGAGGCGTCGctatgtaagtccagatccatgtagagGTGTTAGGCTGGGATAACATTAGCATTTGAGTCGGCAGAATGGTGCTGTGGACTTTTCCTTAAGCTCCTGTATGTCCCTGCATACAGGGACTTGCAGATGCGGCCACAagcgtcgttttgacgtgcccactgaacgcaacatgttgcattttcttgcgttcggTGGGCACGTCAAAACAACACATGCTgacgcatccacatacaacgcatgtccctgcgtacacaatgttaaagatagtgttacagaaccccccagcaccaagaatgttatgcagtatatgtatgtataatagtttccatgtgaaatgcatcagtccacaggctgcgcccctggacaagatattctccccccacctttgtaattcccacagtaaatattggcaggctccagccccctgcggctattgtaatgtaggtctggcctgctgtgttcctattggcctgccctgtgtatctgtgttacatattctgtgtgctgtaaataaacgttcttagactggaaatacgtgcagaagcagtcagcttttatatgccctcatgtaatcaagaaattcctgccagcgtccttcattcagaatccagcaaaagcagagtggacctcctgaaacacatggtggtactgaaagaggtaccccagcttggtagaccccgttacactggtggcagacagcgggataccccttctacaggaggaaaggaatgaatggaagacaactaccagaagttaaagaggactacattaaaggatctggtggaagcccgagggttaatcgccagcaacaaaacaaaagcggatttgatagcagccatcatggaacacgacagtggagcaccccccaatgtgaacgtggaggagactgaattccagagggaggtaaagaacagactggcgttctatggcccaaactctgcagtagagatcatacgagaggtgatggctgatgtgcgtactgatc is a window encoding:
- the LOC138666495 gene encoding oocyte zinc finger protein XlCOF22-like; amino-acid sequence: MDMDRGKMVERILHLTLEILFRLTGKDYTVVKKTSSERCQNPVSEGWGRSLSSITGPQPHPLMNEDINDQKILELTYKMIELLTGEVPLRCQDVAIYFSMEEWEYLEGHKELYQDVIMEVFQPLTSPDLSSKRTTPERCPHPLLPQDCKPEDPNVPQDHQGEDVTHINTTETYVRGDERGKEEILTYDYPDYCTRRSKEQLTFSIFKSDDLEIPQDTIEANVITIDIPSSIHSKDLSSDPLKQVLSSDSLATTKENWSPKISIKNRNTPKSKKPFSCSEYENSFPIEDSFLKHPKILTAEQRFSCSRCVKCFKYKSQLVRHQRSHTGEKPYSCSECEKCFIQKWNLVIHQRTHTGEKPFSCSECGKYFHHKSHLVKHQRTHTGEKPYSCLECGKGFTQKSDLNKHHKIHTGEKPFSCSECEKCFIEKYALVKHQRTHTGVKPFSCSECGKCFNKKSNLVIHERNHTGEGMFSCSECGKCFNAKSGLVRHQRTHTGEKPFSCSECEKCFNEKSDLVKHQRTHTGEKPFSCSECEKCFNGKSSLVKHQRTHTVDKPYTCSECEKCFNEKSDRRSKHGTQGSMEVDKSGFQPIRQ